One region of Cucurbita pepo subsp. pepo cultivar mu-cu-16 chromosome LG03, ASM280686v2, whole genome shotgun sequence genomic DNA includes:
- the LOC111790759 gene encoding rhodanese-like domain-containing protein 10, whose translation MAVQLTHLYGTPIRQRPTPPLTGRRTAISQVRAVAENAQELLKSGEVQAIRPKEAVTAIDSEGFRLLDIRPAWEWEKARVRGSVHVPLFVKDEDNGPIGLLKKWVHFGYIGLWTGQYLTTLNPDFIREVEAAVPDKNAKLLVACGEGLRSLVAVVKLYKEGYKNLGWLAGGFNRANESDFPAVEGPEKLQYATIGGVSYYFLQLLILLQAVGKNS comes from the exons ATGGCGGTACAGCTCACCCATCTTTACGGTACACCCATAAGGCAACGACCAACGCCGCCGCTCACCGGGCGGAGGACTGCCATATCTCAGGTGAGAGCCGTCGCCGAAAATGCTCAGGAGCTCCTGAAGTCTGGCGAGGTTCAGGCAATTAGGCCAAAGGAAGCAGTGACGGCCATAGATTCGGAGGGGTTTAGACTTTTGGACATAAGACCGGCATGGGAGTGGGAGAAAGCTAGAGTGAGAGGGTCAGTGCATGTGCCGCTGTTTGTGAAGGACGAGGATAATGGTCCTATTGGTCTTTTGAAGAAATGGGTGCATTTTGGCTACATTGGACTTTGGACTGGCCAATACCTGACGACCTTGAATCCTGATTTTATTCGTGAAGTGGAGGCGGCTGTTCCTGATAAGAACGCCAAGCTCCTTGTGGCTTGTGGCGAAGGGCTAAG GTCTTTGGTCGCAGTGGTGAAGTTATACAAAGAAGGATACAAGAACTTGGGGTGGCTGGCTGGAGGCTTCAATCGTGCCAATGAGAGCGACTTCCCGGCCGTCGAAGGGCCGGAGAAACTACAATACGCAACAATCGGAGGAGTTTCTTACTACTTCCTCCAATTGCTTATCCTCTTGCAAGCGGTGGGTAAGAACAGCTGA
- the LOC111790758 gene encoding probable pyridoxal 5'-phosphate synthase subunit PDX1, with the protein MAGSGVVAVYGNGALTETKQSPFSVKVGLAQMLRGGVIMDVVNAEQARVAEEAGACAVMALERVPADIRAQGGVARMSDPQLIKEIKQAVTIPVMAKARIGHFVEAQILEAIGIDYVDESEVLTLADEENHINKHNFRIPFVCGCRNLGEALRRIREGAAMIRTKGEAGTGNIIEAVRHVRSVMGDIRLLRNMDDDEVFTFAKKLAAPYDLVLQTKQLGRLPVVQFAAGGVATPADAALMMQLGCDGVFVGSGVFKSGDPAKRARAIVQAVTHYNDPEVLAEVSCGLGEAMVGLNLNDKVERFASRSE; encoded by the coding sequence ATGGCAGGATCTGGAGTTGTAGCTGTGTACGGGAACGGAGCTCTCACCGAGACAAAGCAATCCCCCTTCTCCGTGAAAGTCGGATTGGCTCAAATGCTCCGCGGCGGCGTCATTATGGACGTCGTCAACGCCGAGCAGGCTCGCGTTGCTGAAGAGGCGGGAGCCTGCGCTGTCATGGCCCTTGAACGAGTCCCCGCTGACATCCGAGCCCAAGGCGGCGTCGCCAGAATGAGCGACCCTCAACTCATTAAGGAAATCAAACAAGCCGTCACGATTCCGGTCATGGCGAAGGCTCGAATCGGTCATTTCGTTGAAGCACAAATTCTGGAGGCCATAGGTATCGACTATGTGGATGAGAGCGAGGTGCTTACTCTCGCCgatgaagaaaaccacatcAACAAGCACAATTTCCGCATTCCCTTCGTCTGCGGCTGCCGTAACCTTGGCGAGGCGCTGCGGCGCATTCGCGAAGGTGCGGCGATGATCAGAACCAAGGGCGAGGCCGGCACCGGCAATATCATTGAGGCGGTGCGCCACGTGCGGTCCGTGATGGGGGATATCAGGCTGCTGAGGAACATGGATGACGATGAGGTCTTCACGTTCGCCAAGAAGCTTGCTGCGCCGTACGATTTGGTGCTGCAGACGAAGCAGCTTGGGAGGCTCCCGGTAGTTCAATTTGCCGCTGGTGGTGTAGCGACGCCGGCCGATGCAGCGCTGATGATGCAGCTCGGTTGTGACGGCGTGTTCGTCGGGTCCGGCGTGTTCAAGAGCGGCGACCCAGCAAAACGAGCCAGAGCGATTGTCCAGGCCGTTACTCACTACAACGATCCAGAGGTGCTGGCGGAAGTGAGCTGTGGGCTCGGCGAGGCAATGGTCGGACTGAACTTGAACGACAAGGTTGAAAGGTTCGCCAGTAGATCGGAGTAG
- the LOC111790676 gene encoding GDSL esterase/lipase At2g38180-like isoform X2 has protein sequence MVGPARPLFVLFGSSIVQLSFGNGGWGSIIADLYSRRADILLRGYSGWNSRQALQVLHHVFPKDSAIQPSLVIVYFGGNDAVLPFPSSQKTLVPLPEYVENMKKIAIHLKSLWEKTRVIFLTAPPVSYALIKEKLSEEHAKCRTLESCRKYAEACKELCKKIDVKCIDVWSAIQKRDDWLTSCFTDGIHFTAEGSQIVAEEICKVLEEADWEPSLHWKELPIEFGSPTKPSSPVRQWPKKKKNP, from the exons ATGGTTGGGCCTGCGAGACCTCTCTTTGTGCTATTTGGTTCTTCCATAGTTCAATTGAGCTTTGGCAATGGCGGATGGGGTTCTATTATTGCCGATTTGTACTCCCGCAGG GCAGATATCTTGCTACGCGGCTATAGTGGTTGGAATTCTAGGCAGGCTCTACAGGTTTTGCATCATGTCTTTCCAAAG GACAGTGCCATTCAACCTTCATTGGTGATAGTCTACTTTGGTGGCAATGATGCAGTGCTTCCTTTCCCTTCTTCCCAGAAGACTTTGGTGCCACTTCCTGAATATGTAGAGAACATGAAGAAGATAGCCATTCATCTCAAG AGCCTCTGGGAGAAAACCCGAGTCATCTTCCTCACAGCTCCGCCCGTGAGCTATGCtctaattaaagaaaaactgAG CGAGGAACACGCCAAATGTCGAACACTGGAATCATGTCGTAAATACGCGGAGGCTTGTAAAGAACTTTGCAAGAAGATTGACGTGAAATGCATAGATGTGTGGAGTGCAATTCAAAAGAGAGATGACTGGCTCACTTCTTGCTTCAC GGATGGCATTCATTTCACAGCAGAAGGGAGCCAGATAGTTGCAGAGGAAATTTGTAAGGTTTTGGAAGAGGCAGACTGGGAACCAAGTTTGCACTGGAAAGAATTGCCTATTGAATTTGGTAGTCCAACTAAACCATCCAGCCCTGTAAGGCAATG gcctaaaaagaagaaaaatccttGA
- the LOC111790676 gene encoding GDSL esterase/lipase At2g38180-like isoform X1, whose product MVGPARPLFVLFGSSIVQLSFGNGGWGSIIADLYSRRADILLRGYSGWNSRQALQVLHHVFPKDSAIQPSLVIVYFGGNDAVLPFPSSQKTLVPLPEYVENMKKIAIHLKSLWEKTRVIFLTAPPVSYALIKEKLSEEHAKCRTLESCRKYAEACKELCKKIDVKCIDVWSAIQKRDDWLTSCFTDGIHFTAEGSQIVAEEICKVLEEADWEPSLHWKELPIEFGSPTKPSSPVRQCCVNGNGSPTSHLQT is encoded by the exons ATGGTTGGGCCTGCGAGACCTCTCTTTGTGCTATTTGGTTCTTCCATAGTTCAATTGAGCTTTGGCAATGGCGGATGGGGTTCTATTATTGCCGATTTGTACTCCCGCAGG GCAGATATCTTGCTACGCGGCTATAGTGGTTGGAATTCTAGGCAGGCTCTACAGGTTTTGCATCATGTCTTTCCAAAG GACAGTGCCATTCAACCTTCATTGGTGATAGTCTACTTTGGTGGCAATGATGCAGTGCTTCCTTTCCCTTCTTCCCAGAAGACTTTGGTGCCACTTCCTGAATATGTAGAGAACATGAAGAAGATAGCCATTCATCTCAAG AGCCTCTGGGAGAAAACCCGAGTCATCTTCCTCACAGCTCCGCCCGTGAGCTATGCtctaattaaagaaaaactgAG CGAGGAACACGCCAAATGTCGAACACTGGAATCATGTCGTAAATACGCGGAGGCTTGTAAAGAACTTTGCAAGAAGATTGACGTGAAATGCATAGATGTGTGGAGTGCAATTCAAAAGAGAGATGACTGGCTCACTTCTTGCTTCAC GGATGGCATTCATTTCACAGCAGAAGGGAGCCAGATAGTTGCAGAGGAAATTTGTAAGGTTTTGGAAGAGGCAGACTGGGAACCAAGTTTGCACTGGAAAGAATTGCCTATTGAATTTGGTAGTCCAACTAAACCATCCAGCCCTGTAAGGCAATG TTGTGTGAATGGGAATGGATCTCCCACATCTCACTTGCAAACGTAG
- the LOC111790673 gene encoding probable envelope ADP,ATP carrier protein, chloroplastic, whose product MREEKKPVIVWRNIGHLEASDRPSFSTTDCQPLWNSNKRFGASGGSDSDGNGSSFTFACITVVEKRNRKRFAPTPAQLLKHPLSVLALVHREATLFVAAAVSGAVAKTATAPLERIKLLMQTHGARIAQEGAKKSIGFIEAVATIIKVEGVRGLWKGNFPQVIRIIPYSAIQLFAYENFKNFFRGEDDKLSVIGRLAAGACAGMTSTFLTYPLDVLRLRMAVDPGFQTASEIALSMLREEGITSYYSGLGPSLFGIAPYIAVNFCIFDLVKKSFPEEAQRRTQTSLFTALLSASLATLMCYPLDTVRRQMQMKGTPYNTVFDAFAGIWASDGFIGFYRGLLPNFLKNLPSSSIKLTTYDFVKRLVETSENEYQRIIEENREKHNQKFSD is encoded by the exons ATGCGGGAAGAAAAGAAGCCAGTAATTGTGTGGCGGAATATTGGACACCTTGAAGCTTCTGATCGTCCAAGCTTCAGCACTACCGACTGTCAGCCACTGTGGAATAGCAACAAGCGATTTGGCGCCAGTGGTGGTAGTGATAGTGATGGCAATGGTAGTAGCTTTACATTTGCCTGCATTACTGTTGTGGAAAAGAGAAACCGGAAGAGGTTCGCGCCGACGCCGGCTCAGCTGCTCAAGCATCCATTGTCAGTTCTAGCCTTGGTGCACAGAGAAGCAACGCTCTTCGTCGCTGCCGCCGTATCGGGGGCGGTCGCTAAGACTGCGACAGCTCCTCTAGAGAGAATCAAGCTTCTTATGCAG ACTCATGGAGCAAGAATTGCGCAAGAAGGAGCTAAGAAGTCGATTGGTTTTATCGAG GCAGTGGCAACCATAATAAAGGTGGAAGGAGTTAGAGGGCTTTGGAAAGGCAACTTTCCTCAG GTTATACGCATCATACCATATAGTGCTATCCAACTCTTTGCGTATGAAAACTTTAAG AACTTTTTCAGGGGAGAAGATGACAAACTTTCTGTGATTGGAAGACTTGCTGCTGGTGCTTGTGCTGGCATGACATCCACCTTC CTGACATATCCATTAGATGTTTTGAGGTTACGCATGGCAGTTGACCCTGGGTTTCAAACGGCATCTGAG ATAGCCTTGAGTATGCTACGAGAGGAAGGCATTACATCCTACTACAGTGGTCTTGGACCATCCCTTTTTGGCATAGCTCCTTACATTGCCGTGAACTTTTGCATTTTTGACTT GGTAAAAAAATCTTTTCCAGAAGAAGCTCAAAGGAGAACTCAAACATCTTTATTCACAGCCTTGCTTTCAGCATCCCTAGCCACACTCATGTGCTATCCTTTGGATACTGTGAGAAGACAGATGCAAATGAAGGGTACACCTTACAACACAGTTTTTGATGCTTTTGCAG GTATATGGGCTAGTGATGGATTTATTGGATTTTACAGGGGTTTACTGCCCAACTTCCTGAAGAATTTACCTAGCAGCAG CATCAAGCTTACCACATATGACTTTGTCAAGCGTCTTGTTGAGACCAGTGAAAATGAGTACCAGAGAATCATCGAGGAAAATCGTGAAAAGCATAATCAGAAGTTCAGTGATTAA